In Dromiciops gliroides isolate mDroGli1 chromosome 5, mDroGli1.pri, whole genome shotgun sequence, the following are encoded in one genomic region:
- the IFFO1 gene encoding non-homologous end joining factor IFFO1 isoform X3 translates to MNPLFGPNLFLLQQEQQGLPGPLGGPSLGGGDYLGGGGELSAGPAAAAAPPGIPPWEPLALAGPGPAPSPPPAAMALRNDLGSNINVLKTLNLRFRCFLAKVHELERRNRLLEKQLQQALEDGQQGRRGPARRDQAVQTGFISPIRPPGLPLGSWPASRGLGSPARSPAGPLAATAAGLSSSPAGALAQASASSHSSATSTPYSSSARFMPGTIWSFSHARRLGPGLEPTLVQGPGLSWVHPDGVGVQIDTITPEIRALYNVLAKVKRERDEYKRRWEEEYTVRVQLQERVNELQEEAQEADACQEELAMKVEQLKAELVVFKGLMSNNLTELDTKIQEKAMKVDMDICRRIDITAKLCDVAQQRNCEDMIKMFQSLHLSPIKVPSMGGRKRDRKPVIEEDTSMSESDGPHQPDGDEDESTALSINEEMQRMLNQLREYDFEDDCDSLAWEETEETLLLWEDFSGYALAAAEAQGEQQEDSLEKVIKDTESLFKTREKEYQETIDQIELELATAKNDMNRHLHEYMEMCSMKRGLDVQMETCRRLITQSGDRKSPAFSTVQPNEPPPSETDDSDRDLSSDSSMR, encoded by the exons ATGAACCCGTTATTCGGCCCCAATCTTTTCCTCCTGCAGCAGGAACAGCAGGGCCTGCCCGGGCCCCTCGGGGGACCCTCGCTGGGGGGCGGAGACTAcctgggcgggggtggggagctGTCTGCGGGCCCTGCGGCGGCGGCCGCTCCCCCGGGCATCCCCCCGTGGGAGCCGCTGGCGCTGGCCGGCCCGGGCCCGGCGCCCTCGCCGCCGCCCGCCGCCATGGCCCTCCGCAACGACCTGGGCTCCAACATAAATGTGCTGAAGACGCTCAACCTGCGCTTCCGCTGCTTCCTGGCCAAGGTGCACGAGCTGGAGCGGCGCAACCGGCTGCTGGAGAAACAGCTGCAGCAAGCTCTGGAGGACGGGCAGCAGGGCCGGCGGGGCCCGGCGCGCCGCGACCAGGCCGTGCAGACCGGCTTCATCAGCCCCATCCGGCCCCCGGGGCTGCCCCTCGGCTCCTGGCCCGCCTCGAGAGGCCTCGGCTCCCCGGCCCGCTCACCCGCGGGCCCGCTGGCGGCCACCGCGGCGGGCCTCTCGTCGTCGCCCGCCGGCGCGCTCGCCCAGGCTTCCGCCTCGTCCCACTCCTCGGCCACGTCCACCCCCTACTCCTCGTCTGCCCGCTTCATGCCCGGTACCATCTGGTCCTTCTCGCACGCCCGCAGGCTCGGGCCGGGACTGGAGCCCACCCTAGTGCAGGGGCCTGGCCTGTCGTGGGTGCACCCCGACGGTGTGGGGGTGCAGATCGACACCATCACCCCAGAGATCCGGGCCCTCTACAACGTGCTGGCCAAGGTGAAGCGGGAGCGGGACGAGTACAAGCGGAG gtGGGAAGAGGAGTATACAGTTCGGGTCCAGCTGCAAGAGCGGGTGAATGAGCTTCAGGAG GAGGCCCAAGAAGCAGATGCCTGCCAGGAAGAACTGGCAATGAAGGTGGAGCAACTCAAAGCTGAGCTGGTGGTCTTCAAGGGACTCATGAGCAAT AACCTGACTGAACTGGACACAAAGATTCAGGAGAAAGCCATGAAAGTGGATATGGACATCTGCCGCCGCATAGACATTACCGCCAAACTGTGTGATGTGGCCCAGCAGCGCAACTGTGAGGACATGATCAAGATGTTCCAG TCTCTGCACTTGTCTCCCATTAAGGTCCCATCCATGGGGGGGCGGAAGCGGGATCGAAAGCCTGTCATCGAGGAGGACACCTCCATGTCTGAGAGTGATGGGCCCCACCAACCTGATGGGGATGAGGATGAGAGCACAGCCCTCAGCATCAATGAGGAGATGCAGCGTATGCTCAACCAGCT GCGGGAGTATGATTTTGAGGATGACTGTGACAGCCTGGCTTGGGAGGAGACTGAGGAGACGTTGCTGCTCTGGGAGGATTTCTCAGGCTATGCCCTGGCTGCCGCAGAGGCCCAGGGAGAG CAACAGGAAGACAGCCTGGAGAAAGTGATTAAGGACACAGAATCTCTGTTCAAAACCCGGGAGAAGGAATACCAGGAGACCATCGACCAGATAGAG CTAGAACTGGCTACAGCCAAGAATGACATGAATCGACACCTGCATGAATACATGGAGATGTGCAGTATGAAGCGGGGTCTGGATGTGCAGATGGAAACCTGCCGCCGGCTCATCACCCAGTCTGGAGATCG
- the IFFO1 gene encoding non-homologous end joining factor IFFO1 isoform X4, giving the protein MNPLFGPNLFLLQQEQQGLPGPLGGPSLGGGDYLGGGGELSAGPAAAAAPPGIPPWEPLALAGPGPAPSPPPAAMALRNDLGSNINVLKTLNLRFRCFLAKVHELERRNRLLEKQLQQALEDGQQGRRGPARRDQAVQTGFISPIRPPGLPLGSWPASRGLGSPARSPAGPLAATAAGLSSSPAGALAQASASSHSSATSTPYSSSARFMPGTIWSFSHARRLGPGLEPTLVQGPGLSWVHPDGVGVQIDTITPEIRALYNVLAKVKRERDEYKRRWEEEYTVRVQLQERVNELQEEAQEADACQEELAMKVEQLKAELVVFKGLMSNNLTELDTKIQEKAMKVDMDICRRIDITAKLCDVAQQRNCEDMIKMFQKKLVPSMGGRKRDRKPVIEEDTSMSESDGPHQPDGDEDESTALSINEEMQRMLNQLREYDFEDDCDSLAWEETEETLLLWEDFSGYALAAAEAQGEQQEDSLEKVIKDTESLFKTREKEYQETIDQIELELATAKNDMNRHLHEYMEMCSMKRGLDVQMETCRRLITQSGDRKSPAFSTVQPNEPPPSETDDSDRDLSSDSSMR; this is encoded by the exons ATGAACCCGTTATTCGGCCCCAATCTTTTCCTCCTGCAGCAGGAACAGCAGGGCCTGCCCGGGCCCCTCGGGGGACCCTCGCTGGGGGGCGGAGACTAcctgggcgggggtggggagctGTCTGCGGGCCCTGCGGCGGCGGCCGCTCCCCCGGGCATCCCCCCGTGGGAGCCGCTGGCGCTGGCCGGCCCGGGCCCGGCGCCCTCGCCGCCGCCCGCCGCCATGGCCCTCCGCAACGACCTGGGCTCCAACATAAATGTGCTGAAGACGCTCAACCTGCGCTTCCGCTGCTTCCTGGCCAAGGTGCACGAGCTGGAGCGGCGCAACCGGCTGCTGGAGAAACAGCTGCAGCAAGCTCTGGAGGACGGGCAGCAGGGCCGGCGGGGCCCGGCGCGCCGCGACCAGGCCGTGCAGACCGGCTTCATCAGCCCCATCCGGCCCCCGGGGCTGCCCCTCGGCTCCTGGCCCGCCTCGAGAGGCCTCGGCTCCCCGGCCCGCTCACCCGCGGGCCCGCTGGCGGCCACCGCGGCGGGCCTCTCGTCGTCGCCCGCCGGCGCGCTCGCCCAGGCTTCCGCCTCGTCCCACTCCTCGGCCACGTCCACCCCCTACTCCTCGTCTGCCCGCTTCATGCCCGGTACCATCTGGTCCTTCTCGCACGCCCGCAGGCTCGGGCCGGGACTGGAGCCCACCCTAGTGCAGGGGCCTGGCCTGTCGTGGGTGCACCCCGACGGTGTGGGGGTGCAGATCGACACCATCACCCCAGAGATCCGGGCCCTCTACAACGTGCTGGCCAAGGTGAAGCGGGAGCGGGACGAGTACAAGCGGAG gtGGGAAGAGGAGTATACAGTTCGGGTCCAGCTGCAAGAGCGGGTGAATGAGCTTCAGGAG GAGGCCCAAGAAGCAGATGCCTGCCAGGAAGAACTGGCAATGAAGGTGGAGCAACTCAAAGCTGAGCTGGTGGTCTTCAAGGGACTCATGAGCAAT AACCTGACTGAACTGGACACAAAGATTCAGGAGAAAGCCATGAAAGTGGATATGGACATCTGCCGCCGCATAGACATTACCGCCAAACTGTGTGATGTGGCCCAGCAGCGCAACTGTGAGGACATGATCAAGATGTTCCAG AAGAAGCTG GTCCCATCCATGGGGGGGCGGAAGCGGGATCGAAAGCCTGTCATCGAGGAGGACACCTCCATGTCTGAGAGTGATGGGCCCCACCAACCTGATGGGGATGAGGATGAGAGCACAGCCCTCAGCATCAATGAGGAGATGCAGCGTATGCTCAACCAGCT GCGGGAGTATGATTTTGAGGATGACTGTGACAGCCTGGCTTGGGAGGAGACTGAGGAGACGTTGCTGCTCTGGGAGGATTTCTCAGGCTATGCCCTGGCTGCCGCAGAGGCCCAGGGAGAG CAACAGGAAGACAGCCTGGAGAAAGTGATTAAGGACACAGAATCTCTGTTCAAAACCCGGGAGAAGGAATACCAGGAGACCATCGACCAGATAGAG CTAGAACTGGCTACAGCCAAGAATGACATGAATCGACACCTGCATGAATACATGGAGATGTGCAGTATGAAGCGGGGTCTGGATGTGCAGATGGAAACCTGCCGCCGGCTCATCACCCAGTCTGGAGATCG
- the IFFO1 gene encoding non-homologous end joining factor IFFO1 isoform X5, whose protein sequence is MNPLFGPNLFLLQQEQQGLPGPLGGPSLGGGDYLGGGGELSAGPAAAAAPPGIPPWEPLALAGPGPAPSPPPAAMALRNDLGSNINVLKTLNLRFRCFLAKVHELERRNRLLEKQLQQALEDGQQGRRGPARRDQAVQTGFISPIRPPGLPLGSWPASRGLGSPARSPAGPLAATAAGLSSSPAGALAQASASSHSSATSTPYSSSARFMPGTIWSFSHARRLGPGLEPTLVQGPGLSWVHPDGVGVQIDTITPEIRALYNVLAKVKRERDEYKRRWEEEYTVRVQLQERVNELQEEAQEADACQEELAMKVEQLKAELVVFKGLMSNNLTELDTKIQEKAMKVDMDICRRIDITAKLCDVAQQRNCEDMIKMFQKLVPSMGGRKRDRKPVIEEDTSMSESDGPHQPDGDEDESTALSINEEMQRMLNQLREYDFEDDCDSLAWEETEETLLLWEDFSGYALAAAEAQGEQQEDSLEKVIKDTESLFKTREKEYQETIDQIELELATAKNDMNRHLHEYMEMCSMKRGLDVQMETCRRLITQSGDRKSPAFSTVQPNEPPPSETDDSDRDLSSDSSMR, encoded by the exons ATGAACCCGTTATTCGGCCCCAATCTTTTCCTCCTGCAGCAGGAACAGCAGGGCCTGCCCGGGCCCCTCGGGGGACCCTCGCTGGGGGGCGGAGACTAcctgggcgggggtggggagctGTCTGCGGGCCCTGCGGCGGCGGCCGCTCCCCCGGGCATCCCCCCGTGGGAGCCGCTGGCGCTGGCCGGCCCGGGCCCGGCGCCCTCGCCGCCGCCCGCCGCCATGGCCCTCCGCAACGACCTGGGCTCCAACATAAATGTGCTGAAGACGCTCAACCTGCGCTTCCGCTGCTTCCTGGCCAAGGTGCACGAGCTGGAGCGGCGCAACCGGCTGCTGGAGAAACAGCTGCAGCAAGCTCTGGAGGACGGGCAGCAGGGCCGGCGGGGCCCGGCGCGCCGCGACCAGGCCGTGCAGACCGGCTTCATCAGCCCCATCCGGCCCCCGGGGCTGCCCCTCGGCTCCTGGCCCGCCTCGAGAGGCCTCGGCTCCCCGGCCCGCTCACCCGCGGGCCCGCTGGCGGCCACCGCGGCGGGCCTCTCGTCGTCGCCCGCCGGCGCGCTCGCCCAGGCTTCCGCCTCGTCCCACTCCTCGGCCACGTCCACCCCCTACTCCTCGTCTGCCCGCTTCATGCCCGGTACCATCTGGTCCTTCTCGCACGCCCGCAGGCTCGGGCCGGGACTGGAGCCCACCCTAGTGCAGGGGCCTGGCCTGTCGTGGGTGCACCCCGACGGTGTGGGGGTGCAGATCGACACCATCACCCCAGAGATCCGGGCCCTCTACAACGTGCTGGCCAAGGTGAAGCGGGAGCGGGACGAGTACAAGCGGAG gtGGGAAGAGGAGTATACAGTTCGGGTCCAGCTGCAAGAGCGGGTGAATGAGCTTCAGGAG GAGGCCCAAGAAGCAGATGCCTGCCAGGAAGAACTGGCAATGAAGGTGGAGCAACTCAAAGCTGAGCTGGTGGTCTTCAAGGGACTCATGAGCAAT AACCTGACTGAACTGGACACAAAGATTCAGGAGAAAGCCATGAAAGTGGATATGGACATCTGCCGCCGCATAGACATTACCGCCAAACTGTGTGATGTGGCCCAGCAGCGCAACTGTGAGGACATGATCAAGATGTTCCAG AAGCTG GTCCCATCCATGGGGGGGCGGAAGCGGGATCGAAAGCCTGTCATCGAGGAGGACACCTCCATGTCTGAGAGTGATGGGCCCCACCAACCTGATGGGGATGAGGATGAGAGCACAGCCCTCAGCATCAATGAGGAGATGCAGCGTATGCTCAACCAGCT GCGGGAGTATGATTTTGAGGATGACTGTGACAGCCTGGCTTGGGAGGAGACTGAGGAGACGTTGCTGCTCTGGGAGGATTTCTCAGGCTATGCCCTGGCTGCCGCAGAGGCCCAGGGAGAG CAACAGGAAGACAGCCTGGAGAAAGTGATTAAGGACACAGAATCTCTGTTCAAAACCCGGGAGAAGGAATACCAGGAGACCATCGACCAGATAGAG CTAGAACTGGCTACAGCCAAGAATGACATGAATCGACACCTGCATGAATACATGGAGATGTGCAGTATGAAGCGGGGTCTGGATGTGCAGATGGAAACCTGCCGCCGGCTCATCACCCAGTCTGGAGATCG
- the IFFO1 gene encoding non-homologous end joining factor IFFO1 isoform X1 has product MNPLFGPNLFLLQQEQQGLPGPLGGPSLGGGDYLGGGGELSAGPAAAAAPPGIPPWEPLALAGPGPAPSPPPAAMALRNDLGSNINVLKTLNLRFRCFLAKVHELERRNRLLEKQLQQALEDGQQGRRGPARRDQAVQTGFISPIRPPGLPLGSWPASRGLGSPARSPAGPLAATAAGLSSSPAGALAQASASSHSSATSTPYSSSARFMPGTIWSFSHARRLGPGLEPTLVQGPGLSWVHPDGVGVQIDTITPEIRALYNVLAKVKRERDEYKRRWEEEYTVRVQLQERVNELQEEAQEADACQEELAMKVEQLKAELVVFKGLMSNNLTELDTKIQEKAMKVDMDICRRIDITAKLCDVAQQRNCEDMIKMFQKKLSLHLSPIKVPSMGGRKRDRKPVIEEDTSMSESDGPHQPDGDEDESTALSINEEMQRMLNQLREYDFEDDCDSLAWEETEETLLLWEDFSGYALAAAEAQGEQQEDSLEKVIKDTESLFKTREKEYQETIDQIELELATAKNDMNRHLHEYMEMCSMKRGLDVQMETCRRLITQSGDRKSPAFSTVQPNEPPPSETDDSDRDLSSDSSMR; this is encoded by the exons ATGAACCCGTTATTCGGCCCCAATCTTTTCCTCCTGCAGCAGGAACAGCAGGGCCTGCCCGGGCCCCTCGGGGGACCCTCGCTGGGGGGCGGAGACTAcctgggcgggggtggggagctGTCTGCGGGCCCTGCGGCGGCGGCCGCTCCCCCGGGCATCCCCCCGTGGGAGCCGCTGGCGCTGGCCGGCCCGGGCCCGGCGCCCTCGCCGCCGCCCGCCGCCATGGCCCTCCGCAACGACCTGGGCTCCAACATAAATGTGCTGAAGACGCTCAACCTGCGCTTCCGCTGCTTCCTGGCCAAGGTGCACGAGCTGGAGCGGCGCAACCGGCTGCTGGAGAAACAGCTGCAGCAAGCTCTGGAGGACGGGCAGCAGGGCCGGCGGGGCCCGGCGCGCCGCGACCAGGCCGTGCAGACCGGCTTCATCAGCCCCATCCGGCCCCCGGGGCTGCCCCTCGGCTCCTGGCCCGCCTCGAGAGGCCTCGGCTCCCCGGCCCGCTCACCCGCGGGCCCGCTGGCGGCCACCGCGGCGGGCCTCTCGTCGTCGCCCGCCGGCGCGCTCGCCCAGGCTTCCGCCTCGTCCCACTCCTCGGCCACGTCCACCCCCTACTCCTCGTCTGCCCGCTTCATGCCCGGTACCATCTGGTCCTTCTCGCACGCCCGCAGGCTCGGGCCGGGACTGGAGCCCACCCTAGTGCAGGGGCCTGGCCTGTCGTGGGTGCACCCCGACGGTGTGGGGGTGCAGATCGACACCATCACCCCAGAGATCCGGGCCCTCTACAACGTGCTGGCCAAGGTGAAGCGGGAGCGGGACGAGTACAAGCGGAG gtGGGAAGAGGAGTATACAGTTCGGGTCCAGCTGCAAGAGCGGGTGAATGAGCTTCAGGAG GAGGCCCAAGAAGCAGATGCCTGCCAGGAAGAACTGGCAATGAAGGTGGAGCAACTCAAAGCTGAGCTGGTGGTCTTCAAGGGACTCATGAGCAAT AACCTGACTGAACTGGACACAAAGATTCAGGAGAAAGCCATGAAAGTGGATATGGACATCTGCCGCCGCATAGACATTACCGCCAAACTGTGTGATGTGGCCCAGCAGCGCAACTGTGAGGACATGATCAAGATGTTCCAG AAGAAGCTG TCTCTGCACTTGTCTCCCATTAAGGTCCCATCCATGGGGGGGCGGAAGCGGGATCGAAAGCCTGTCATCGAGGAGGACACCTCCATGTCTGAGAGTGATGGGCCCCACCAACCTGATGGGGATGAGGATGAGAGCACAGCCCTCAGCATCAATGAGGAGATGCAGCGTATGCTCAACCAGCT GCGGGAGTATGATTTTGAGGATGACTGTGACAGCCTGGCTTGGGAGGAGACTGAGGAGACGTTGCTGCTCTGGGAGGATTTCTCAGGCTATGCCCTGGCTGCCGCAGAGGCCCAGGGAGAG CAACAGGAAGACAGCCTGGAGAAAGTGATTAAGGACACAGAATCTCTGTTCAAAACCCGGGAGAAGGAATACCAGGAGACCATCGACCAGATAGAG CTAGAACTGGCTACAGCCAAGAATGACATGAATCGACACCTGCATGAATACATGGAGATGTGCAGTATGAAGCGGGGTCTGGATGTGCAGATGGAAACCTGCCGCCGGCTCATCACCCAGTCTGGAGATCG
- the IFFO1 gene encoding non-homologous end joining factor IFFO1 isoform X6 — protein sequence MNPLFGPNLFLLQQEQQGLPGPLGGPSLGGGDYLGGGGELSAGPAAAAAPPGIPPWEPLALAGPGPAPSPPPAAMALRNDLGSNINVLKTLNLRFRCFLAKVHELERRNRLLEKQLQQALEDGQQGRRGPARRDQAVQTGFISPIRPPGLPLGSWPASRGLGSPARSPAGPLAATAAGLSSSPAGALAQASASSHSSATSTPYSSSARFMPGTIWSFSHARRLGPGLEPTLVQGPGLSWVHPDGVGVQIDTITPEIRALYNVLAKVKRERDEYKRRWEEEYTVRVQLQERVNELQEEAQEADACQEELAMKVEQLKAELVVFKGLMSNNLTELDTKIQEKAMKVDMDICRRIDITAKLCDVAQQRNCEDMIKMFQVPSMGGRKRDRKPVIEEDTSMSESDGPHQPDGDEDESTALSINEEMQRMLNQLREYDFEDDCDSLAWEETEETLLLWEDFSGYALAAAEAQGEQQEDSLEKVIKDTESLFKTREKEYQETIDQIELELATAKNDMNRHLHEYMEMCSMKRGLDVQMETCRRLITQSGDRKSPAFSTVQPNEPPPSETDDSDRDLSSDSSMR from the exons ATGAACCCGTTATTCGGCCCCAATCTTTTCCTCCTGCAGCAGGAACAGCAGGGCCTGCCCGGGCCCCTCGGGGGACCCTCGCTGGGGGGCGGAGACTAcctgggcgggggtggggagctGTCTGCGGGCCCTGCGGCGGCGGCCGCTCCCCCGGGCATCCCCCCGTGGGAGCCGCTGGCGCTGGCCGGCCCGGGCCCGGCGCCCTCGCCGCCGCCCGCCGCCATGGCCCTCCGCAACGACCTGGGCTCCAACATAAATGTGCTGAAGACGCTCAACCTGCGCTTCCGCTGCTTCCTGGCCAAGGTGCACGAGCTGGAGCGGCGCAACCGGCTGCTGGAGAAACAGCTGCAGCAAGCTCTGGAGGACGGGCAGCAGGGCCGGCGGGGCCCGGCGCGCCGCGACCAGGCCGTGCAGACCGGCTTCATCAGCCCCATCCGGCCCCCGGGGCTGCCCCTCGGCTCCTGGCCCGCCTCGAGAGGCCTCGGCTCCCCGGCCCGCTCACCCGCGGGCCCGCTGGCGGCCACCGCGGCGGGCCTCTCGTCGTCGCCCGCCGGCGCGCTCGCCCAGGCTTCCGCCTCGTCCCACTCCTCGGCCACGTCCACCCCCTACTCCTCGTCTGCCCGCTTCATGCCCGGTACCATCTGGTCCTTCTCGCACGCCCGCAGGCTCGGGCCGGGACTGGAGCCCACCCTAGTGCAGGGGCCTGGCCTGTCGTGGGTGCACCCCGACGGTGTGGGGGTGCAGATCGACACCATCACCCCAGAGATCCGGGCCCTCTACAACGTGCTGGCCAAGGTGAAGCGGGAGCGGGACGAGTACAAGCGGAG gtGGGAAGAGGAGTATACAGTTCGGGTCCAGCTGCAAGAGCGGGTGAATGAGCTTCAGGAG GAGGCCCAAGAAGCAGATGCCTGCCAGGAAGAACTGGCAATGAAGGTGGAGCAACTCAAAGCTGAGCTGGTGGTCTTCAAGGGACTCATGAGCAAT AACCTGACTGAACTGGACACAAAGATTCAGGAGAAAGCCATGAAAGTGGATATGGACATCTGCCGCCGCATAGACATTACCGCCAAACTGTGTGATGTGGCCCAGCAGCGCAACTGTGAGGACATGATCAAGATGTTCCAG GTCCCATCCATGGGGGGGCGGAAGCGGGATCGAAAGCCTGTCATCGAGGAGGACACCTCCATGTCTGAGAGTGATGGGCCCCACCAACCTGATGGGGATGAGGATGAGAGCACAGCCCTCAGCATCAATGAGGAGATGCAGCGTATGCTCAACCAGCT GCGGGAGTATGATTTTGAGGATGACTGTGACAGCCTGGCTTGGGAGGAGACTGAGGAGACGTTGCTGCTCTGGGAGGATTTCTCAGGCTATGCCCTGGCTGCCGCAGAGGCCCAGGGAGAG CAACAGGAAGACAGCCTGGAGAAAGTGATTAAGGACACAGAATCTCTGTTCAAAACCCGGGAGAAGGAATACCAGGAGACCATCGACCAGATAGAG CTAGAACTGGCTACAGCCAAGAATGACATGAATCGACACCTGCATGAATACATGGAGATGTGCAGTATGAAGCGGGGTCTGGATGTGCAGATGGAAACCTGCCGCCGGCTCATCACCCAGTCTGGAGATCG
- the IFFO1 gene encoding non-homologous end joining factor IFFO1 isoform X2 yields MNPLFGPNLFLLQQEQQGLPGPLGGPSLGGGDYLGGGGELSAGPAAAAAPPGIPPWEPLALAGPGPAPSPPPAAMALRNDLGSNINVLKTLNLRFRCFLAKVHELERRNRLLEKQLQQALEDGQQGRRGPARRDQAVQTGFISPIRPPGLPLGSWPASRGLGSPARSPAGPLAATAAGLSSSPAGALAQASASSHSSATSTPYSSSARFMPGTIWSFSHARRLGPGLEPTLVQGPGLSWVHPDGVGVQIDTITPEIRALYNVLAKVKRERDEYKRRWEEEYTVRVQLQERVNELQEEAQEADACQEELAMKVEQLKAELVVFKGLMSNNLTELDTKIQEKAMKVDMDICRRIDITAKLCDVAQQRNCEDMIKMFQKLSLHLSPIKVPSMGGRKRDRKPVIEEDTSMSESDGPHQPDGDEDESTALSINEEMQRMLNQLREYDFEDDCDSLAWEETEETLLLWEDFSGYALAAAEAQGEQQEDSLEKVIKDTESLFKTREKEYQETIDQIELELATAKNDMNRHLHEYMEMCSMKRGLDVQMETCRRLITQSGDRKSPAFSTVQPNEPPPSETDDSDRDLSSDSSMR; encoded by the exons ATGAACCCGTTATTCGGCCCCAATCTTTTCCTCCTGCAGCAGGAACAGCAGGGCCTGCCCGGGCCCCTCGGGGGACCCTCGCTGGGGGGCGGAGACTAcctgggcgggggtggggagctGTCTGCGGGCCCTGCGGCGGCGGCCGCTCCCCCGGGCATCCCCCCGTGGGAGCCGCTGGCGCTGGCCGGCCCGGGCCCGGCGCCCTCGCCGCCGCCCGCCGCCATGGCCCTCCGCAACGACCTGGGCTCCAACATAAATGTGCTGAAGACGCTCAACCTGCGCTTCCGCTGCTTCCTGGCCAAGGTGCACGAGCTGGAGCGGCGCAACCGGCTGCTGGAGAAACAGCTGCAGCAAGCTCTGGAGGACGGGCAGCAGGGCCGGCGGGGCCCGGCGCGCCGCGACCAGGCCGTGCAGACCGGCTTCATCAGCCCCATCCGGCCCCCGGGGCTGCCCCTCGGCTCCTGGCCCGCCTCGAGAGGCCTCGGCTCCCCGGCCCGCTCACCCGCGGGCCCGCTGGCGGCCACCGCGGCGGGCCTCTCGTCGTCGCCCGCCGGCGCGCTCGCCCAGGCTTCCGCCTCGTCCCACTCCTCGGCCACGTCCACCCCCTACTCCTCGTCTGCCCGCTTCATGCCCGGTACCATCTGGTCCTTCTCGCACGCCCGCAGGCTCGGGCCGGGACTGGAGCCCACCCTAGTGCAGGGGCCTGGCCTGTCGTGGGTGCACCCCGACGGTGTGGGGGTGCAGATCGACACCATCACCCCAGAGATCCGGGCCCTCTACAACGTGCTGGCCAAGGTGAAGCGGGAGCGGGACGAGTACAAGCGGAG gtGGGAAGAGGAGTATACAGTTCGGGTCCAGCTGCAAGAGCGGGTGAATGAGCTTCAGGAG GAGGCCCAAGAAGCAGATGCCTGCCAGGAAGAACTGGCAATGAAGGTGGAGCAACTCAAAGCTGAGCTGGTGGTCTTCAAGGGACTCATGAGCAAT AACCTGACTGAACTGGACACAAAGATTCAGGAGAAAGCCATGAAAGTGGATATGGACATCTGCCGCCGCATAGACATTACCGCCAAACTGTGTGATGTGGCCCAGCAGCGCAACTGTGAGGACATGATCAAGATGTTCCAG AAGCTG TCTCTGCACTTGTCTCCCATTAAGGTCCCATCCATGGGGGGGCGGAAGCGGGATCGAAAGCCTGTCATCGAGGAGGACACCTCCATGTCTGAGAGTGATGGGCCCCACCAACCTGATGGGGATGAGGATGAGAGCACAGCCCTCAGCATCAATGAGGAGATGCAGCGTATGCTCAACCAGCT GCGGGAGTATGATTTTGAGGATGACTGTGACAGCCTGGCTTGGGAGGAGACTGAGGAGACGTTGCTGCTCTGGGAGGATTTCTCAGGCTATGCCCTGGCTGCCGCAGAGGCCCAGGGAGAG CAACAGGAAGACAGCCTGGAGAAAGTGATTAAGGACACAGAATCTCTGTTCAAAACCCGGGAGAAGGAATACCAGGAGACCATCGACCAGATAGAG CTAGAACTGGCTACAGCCAAGAATGACATGAATCGACACCTGCATGAATACATGGAGATGTGCAGTATGAAGCGGGGTCTGGATGTGCAGATGGAAACCTGCCGCCGGCTCATCACCCAGTCTGGAGATCG